In Magnetospirillum sp. 15-1, the genomic stretch GCTTGGTCTCCACCACCATGGCGAAGGCGCGCAGCGAATCGGCCATCAGCGAGACGCGATAGCCGCATTGCTGCAGCTCGCGCTCGACGAAGCGGGTCTGGGCGCCGTGGGGCATGACCAGCAGCACTTCGACGTTGCGGATCTCGATGTCGCCCAGGTCGAAGCCCAGCTTGGCCGGCAGGGCACGCACCAGGGCGGCGGGATCGGTATCGGCCGCCTTGCCCTGGGCCAGGCGGACCATCAGGTCGAAATAGCCTGTCAGGTCGTCCCAGATGCGCGGCGGCGCCACCTCGGGGGTGTTGGCCAGATATTCCTCCAGCCGGTGGGCGACGGTGGCCAGGCGGTGCATAGCGAAATTGGCGGCCTGCCCGCGGAACTGCACGGCGGCACGGCGGCAGTCGGTAACCAGCTTGCGGATATCGCATCGCCCGTTACGGGCGGCGTCCATCTCCACGTCGAGGGATTGCAGGGTCTCGGTCAGTTCG encodes the following:
- a CDS encoding Hpt domain-containing protein, whose amino-acid sequence is MSDSANGHHGRSAQEVVEQLRLEFVDELTETLQSLDVEMDAARNGRCDIRKLVTDCRRAAVQFRGQAANFAMHRLATVAHRLEEYLANTPEVAPPRIWDDLTGYFDLMVRLAQGKAADTDPAALVRALPAKLGFDLGDIEIRNVEVLLVMPHGAQTRFVERELQQCGYRVSLMADSLRAFAMVVETKPDLVIISAMMPDLEGIDLAMALSAMPSTRNIPLAVITSLDKDDDILKLLPKRIPVLFKGSSFADDLFKALDNLFLI